ATCGTCGAGGAGTTGACCGATCTGGTCGAGGAGGCCGTCCTCTCCGAGTTCGAGGCGATCAGCAACCGCGGTGGGGTGCTCGGGGCGATGGAGACCGGCTACCAGCGCGGGAAGATCCAGGACGAGTCGATGCTGTACGAGCACCGCAAGCACGAGGGCACGCTGCCGATCATCGGGGTCAACACGTTCCTGCCCCCCGAGTCCGATGATGACGATCCGAACACCGTGGAGCTGATGCGGGCGACGGAGGAGGAGAAGCGCTCGCAGTTGCAGCGGACGGACGAGTTCCACCGGCGCCATGGCGACGAGGCTCCCGCCCAGCTGGCCGCGCTGCAGGAGGCCGCGGTCAGCGGCGGTAACACCTTCGCGGCGCTGATGGAAGCCGTTCGCCACTGCTCCCTCGGGCAGATCACGGAGGCCTTCTTCGAGGTCGGCGGGCAGTACCGGCGCAATGTCTGAGCGGCACGAGAGCCATGTCTGAGGTTCGGTTCGACCCGATCGCCGAAGCGCGGCGGCAGTGGGCCGAGCACGGCTGGGGGGACGTGGCCGACGGCATGGCTGCTGTCACGTCGGTTACCCGCGTGCAGGCGATCTTCCAGCAGCGCATCGACGCTGGGTTGCGTGACCTGGACCTGACGTTCGCGCGATACGAGATCCTCCAGCTGCTGGCCTTCTCGCGCCGGGGCGCACTACCGCTGTCGGCAATCGGCCGTCGGCTGCAGGTCCACCCCACGTCGGTCACATCGGCCGTGGATCGCCTGGAAGCGCAGGGGTTCGTCGTCCGCGAGCCACACCCGGAGGATCGACGCGCCAAGCTCGCCAGGCTGACCGAGGAGGGGCAGCACGTCGTCAAGCTCGCCACCGCGATCCTGAACGAGGAGGTCTTCGCCGACATCGGGTTGTCCGCCGAGGAGACGGCGACGCTGATCGGGCTGCTGCGGACCATCCGGTTGGCAGCCGGCGACCCCTGAGACCGGCCACGAGGTGCGAGCGGGCGCGTTCGATGGTTACATTGACGTAGCAGTCGCGCGTATCACACGCTGCATCGGGCACTCTTCCCACTCGTCGAGGCTCGTGTGTGACGTGCGTCGGCCAACCGGCACCACCATTTGATCAGAGGGATTCACACCACATGTCAGACTCCGACGCGAACGGTGACGACAGCAACTGGAACAGCGACGGGTGGTCGCTCGGCGATGGCGACGAAGGCGACTCGGCTGACGGCCAGTCCCCGGCGGCGGCACCTCCCGGAGACCCGACGCCGTCCCTACCGACGCAGACGTTCAACCCGACCGACTACCAGCAGCAGCCAACCGCCCCCCTGCCGCAGTCAGGGCCCCCTCCGTCCGGGCCGCCACCCGTTGGCCCGCCACCCGGCCAGGGCGGTCCTCCGCCGGGGTACCAGCAGGGCGGTCCACCGCCGGGGTACCAGCAGGGTGGTCCACCGCCGGGGTATCAGCAGGGTGGTCCTCCGCCGGGGTATCAGCAGGGTGGTCCTCCGCCGGGGTATCAGCAGGGTGGTCCACCGCCGGGATACACCCCGCCGCCGGGCGGCCCAGGTGGCCCCGGACAAGGTGGTCCACCTCCCAGCTTCGGTCAGGGAGGGCCCCCACCAAAGTCCAACGGGCTGCGCAACGCGCTGCTTGCCCTCGGTGCCATCGTCATCCTGGGTGGGGGCGCCTTCGGTCTGGTGACCCTGCTGGGTGGCGACGACGATGTCGAGCCGGTCACCCTGAGCTCCAGTGCGACACCCAGTGCCACACCTTCGGCGACCGCCACCCCGACGGAGGCGGCAACCCAGGCACCCACGGCCACGCCCACGCCGACATCAACTCCCACGCCGACCCCGCAAGCCACGACGCCAGCACCAACCCCGTCAGCCACCGCGGCCCCGCCGCAACCGCCACCTCCGGATGACGATCAGATCATGTCAGAGGACGGCGAGGTCATCCCGGGCACCGTCCCGGGCCCGGATGATGTCGACTCGATCACCCTCGAGTTGTTGGCGGGTGAGCGGATCCAGCTGTCCGCCGAGAGCGACGACTTCGACACCATCATCACGCTCTTCGACCCCGACGGGAACGAGGTCGCCCGCGACGACGACGGTGGCGATGGCTTCAACTCGCTGCTGGACTACTCCGTTGAGGCGACGGGTCAACACGTCGCCGAGGTCTCGAGCTTCCTCGACGGTACCGGCGACTTCACCCTGACCCTGACGTTCCCTGACGGTGCGCTCAACGTCGATGACGAGTTCACCGAGGTCAACGCCATCACGAGCGGCGATGGCGTGGTCAGCTACGACAGCGACCTCCTGGCTGGCGAACAGATCATCGTGACCGTCGACGCGACCGCCGGCTCGGACCTGGATCCGCGGATCACCATCTTCGATCCCTCCGGCAACGAGATCGGCACCGATGACGACGGCGGGGACGGCTTCAACTCGTTGCTGTCGATCGAGGACGTGCCGGAGAGCGGCACCTACGTCACGGAGGTGGACAGCTTCGGGACGACGACCGGCGAGTTCGAGATCACCATCTCGATCATCGCCAACTAGGCGTCTGGACCGGCCGGCGACACCGGTTCCCGTCTACGGACCGATGTCGGCCCCGGCGTCCCCGAGGAGCGCTTCGAACTCGTCCACCTCGCGTTGGGTGATCGACGTCTGGTCACCGACCACCACCACCAGCTGGACCCGGTCGGCGACCAGCTCCGCGACGCGCGGGGCGGTGTCGGCACCTCCCTGCCCGTCGATGATGGCAACCGCGCCGCCGGTGTCCCCGGCCACGGGTCCCGCCGTCAAGGTGTTGCGCCAATCCAGTCCGGTCGTGACATAGACCGTGTCAGGGACCACCCCGTCCTCGATCGAGGCGGCCAGGACGGCCGCGGACGTCTCGAACCTCGTGGCCCCCGCGATGCGGCCGACCTCGAGCAAGCCCGCCAGCTCGGCCGCGACGGCGTCCGAGACCGCAGCCGTGCCGCCGATGACGGCGGCCCGTCGGATGTCATGTCGTTGGATGGTGCGCGCCGTCTCCTCCGGGAGCCGGTCCCGGTTCACCAGCAGGATCGGGCGTCCGGTTGCGGACGCGTAGCCCGACACGGCCATCGCGTCCGGCCAGCCACGCTGGGGATCGGTGTTCTCCCCCTCGACGACGACGGCCTCGTCGTGACGCTGGCCCAAGGCACCAGCCACGAGCAAGGAGGTCTCGAAGCGGTTGCGCCCACCGATGCGCCGCACGTCGAGTCCGGCCTGGAGGAGCGCATCGGCCACGGCCGGTCGGATGGCGTCATCGCCGCCGAGCAGGATCGCCCGCGTCGCCCTCAGCCGCTCGAGCTCGATGCGGAGGGGGTCCACCAGCGTCTCGGGGTCGGTCAGCAGCAGGGGGGCCTGCAGGGCTGCGGCGAGCGGGCCGCCCGAGAGGCTGTCGGCGTAGACGTCATCACGGCCGAGGACCACGATCGGTGCCTCGTCGTAGGTCAGGACCGAGAGGGCGATCGACTGCTCGATGGGGGTCTGCCCCGAGAGACGGCTCACCGTGACCGGCTGGTTTGGCGCCGGCGGTGGTGGCGGTGGTGGTGGGGGCGCCGGATTCTCGTTCTGCAGGTGGTCTGGTATCCCATCCCCGTCGCTGTCTGCCGGCGCCGCCGGGTTGCCCGGGTCACCGGGCTGGAACGGTGCGTCGTAGCCGGCCTCCTCACCGTCCGGGGTGCCATCGCCATCCGCATCCTGATCGATCCGATCGGGCAGGCCATCCCCGTCTGAGTCCGGATCCGGCAGGGGGTTTGCCGCGATGCGATCGTCCCAGCCGTCGCCGTCCGGGTCGACGAAGTCGGCGACACGGCCGCTGTTGTCAGGATCCTGCCCACCGGCCTCGATCAGGTCGGGGAGGCCGTCGTCGTCGCTGTCGAGATCGAGGAAGTCCGGGTCGCCATCGCCGTCGGAGTCGAGTGGCCCGCTCGGGTTCGCCGCAGTCGGATCGAACTCACTCGGGGGGTAGCCAGACTCGACACGGTCCGGCACGCCGTCGTTGTCGGAGTCCCGGTCCAGCCGGTCGGGAACCCGATCGCCGTCGCTGTCGGGATCGGGAAGACGTGAGGCCTCGAGGGCGTCGTCCCAGCCGTTGCCGTTCGCGGCGTCGGACTGGTCGTCCACCCGGCCGTCACCGTCGCTGTCGGCGCCGCCCGCCTCGACCAGGTCGGGGATGCCGTCGCCGTCGCTGTCCAGGTCCAGGTGGTCTGGTGCTCCGTCGCCGTCGCTGTCCGCGGTCCCCTCGGTGAAGTCGGGGATGCCGTCGCCATCGGCGTCCAGGTCGCGCCGATCCGCCACGCCGTCGCCGTCGGTGTCCCCCTCGCCCTCCTCGGCATCGGTCAGGCCGTCACCGTCCGCGTCGGGCAGGTCGTCGTCAGCAGCCCGGAAGGTGGCAGACGACTCACCGACCAGCCCGTAGACGTAGGTGTCGATGTTGCGGCCATCGCCGAAGCTGTCCGCCGTGAACGCCCCCCAGGTGTGGAAGCCATCCGGCTTGCCGTCACCGTCGCCATCCGTCGGGTTCGCCCGGTTGCCCGACCGCGCACCTTCGGGGGTGTTCGCGGTGGCGTCGAAGACGTTGTCGCCGGTGAACCCGGCCGACAGGTCGTCCCAGAAGACGTTGGTATCGCGGAGTTCGAGGAAGTCGCCGAAGGCACGAGCCGCGAAGATCGTCAAGCCGGGGTTGTAGGTGCGAGGCGCCTCATCGTCGTCGGTCCCGCCTGAGGTCTCCACATCGCTGGCGATGAAGTGGAACTCGCCACCTCGCACCTGGATGCGGGCCTGGTAGGTGCCCAGGGGGACCGGTGTCCCGAAGGCGTCGTTGCCATCCCAGGGCACCTCGTTCCGGCCCGGGGTGGCGCGCCCGATCAGCAGCACGTCACCGGGGTCGCCGAAGACCCCACCGCCGTCCACGTCGACGCTGATCGCGTAGTTGCCACCGCTGATGTCGGTTGTGAAGTTGAACGTGCCCGAGTCCTGGATGCCGTCGGTACCGGGTGAGAACGTGGCGTCGGCACCGGGGCCGGAGTCGTCCAGGAACTCGGCATCGGTGACCGTCGGCGGCTCGACCGGCCGGGAACCGGCGACGGCGGGGTACCCCAGATAGAGGGGATACTCGGGGGTGACCGTCGAGGTGGACTGCGGTGCGGAGATGCCGGAGAACGGTGGATCAAGCCCCAGGGCGTTCGCCGAAAGGGTGTAGCCCCCGCCGGCGAAGGTGCCGAGGTCCAACTGCCAGACGTAGTTGTCGGTTCCGTCCGCGCGGTGTCCGGGCGCCAGTGCGAACAGATTCACGTCGGTGGCCACGGACTCGCAGAACAGGTTGCACGGGGGACCGGCGTCCTGGGAGAGCAGTTGCCACTCGTAGGAGAAGGTCCGACCACGCGGGCGGGTCGGGTCCGGGTCGGTGGTGCTGTTGGGCGTGACGGTGATGTCGAAGCGGTCCAAGGTGGTCCCCGCCGTCACGTCCAGCGCGATCCGGTACGTGCCCGGGGTCGTGGGTGTGTATCGGAAGGGGTTGGCGAGGGGCCCGGTCATCGGGTCGTCGTCGTCCAGGTTGTCGACGGTCCCGGTGCTCAGTGCCGGTCCGTCGTCGTCGACTCCGGGTGTGCCCTGTGAGTCGAAGACCCGGACGGTCGTCTGGCGCGACGTGGAGACGGTGATGCTCTCGCCCGCGGTCAGCACGTCGACGAAGAGGACCGTCGACTCGTCCAGTCGCTGTTGGGTGTTGAACTGGGCCGAGCCGGCAGCCGCTGCCGAACCGGCCCCGACGGCGATGAGAGCGAGGGCGCCAACCCCTGTGGCCAGCAGGCGGTGGACCGCAGGTGCGGCACGCGCACGACGAGGGCCGGATCCGTGCGATTGCGCCGCTTTGCGCTCGCTCCTCATCACGCTGACCCTCGGTGCGTCGATGTCCTGATTCCCGGTCTCGCAGGGTAAGGTTACAGTGACGCAGAGGGCGTTCGCCCGTGAGTGTGGTCGAGACTGAAGCGGCACATGGATCCAGGTGAGGTAGCGGACAGGCGTTGGGCACAGCGCCCGGTCCTGGCCTTCCTGGTGGGGGCGCTCATGGTGGGTCTTCCCATCCTCGGGGGACTCGTCGTCTCGCTCTACCTCGCGCGGGCTCTGCCGGCCCCTGACGGCATCGGTCAGTCACTGGCCTGGTGGGCGGCCGTCATCGGTGGTGCCGTCGTGGGCGCGCTGGTGATCGAGCGGCTGGTCAGGCGGCTGGCCCCACTGCGCATGCTGCTGCGCGGATCGTTGCTGTTCCCCGGGAAGCCACCACCCCGCTTGAGCGTCGCCGCCCGCCAGTCCAGCAAGGAGCAGTTGCTCGACCGCATCGACGAAGCGGTTGCGTCGGAGAGCGGGGATGCCGACAGCCAGGCGATGACGCGGATCCTCACCCTGGTCGCCCAACTGCAGGCACACGACCGGAAGACCCGAGGTCACGCCGAGCGGGTGCGGATGGTCACGGATCTGATGACGGCCGAGCGTGGACTTCCCGAGCCCGACCGCGACCGGATCCGCTGGGCTGCCTTGCTCCACGACATCGGCAAGATCGACATCGACACCGAGGTCCTGCACAAGCGCGAGAAGCTGGACGACGACGAGTGGGAGGCCCTCCGGAGACATCCGGAGCTGGGGATGCAGCGGTGCGCCCCGCTGATCGGCTGGCTCGGACGTCACGCCGGCGGCATCGCCGAACATCACGAGCGGTTCGACGGCACGGGATACCCGAGGGGCATCGCGGGGACCGACATCGCCGAGGCCGCGCGCATCATCGCCGTCGTCGACGCTTTCGAGGTGATGACCGGCAAGCGCCCCTACCGCACGCCGATGAGCATCCCAGCTGCCAAGCAGGAGCTGCTTGACAACGCGGGCACCCAGTTCGATCCCAGCATGGTCAAGACGTTCCTGCAGCTGTCGACCCGGTCGCTGGGCAAGGCCGTCGGCTTCACTGCTGGTCTGGGTGCGGCGGCCACGCTACGACCGTCACCGGACACGGCCGGTGTTGTGACCAGCGTCGGCCTTCTGGGCGTTCTGGCGCTGGGCGGAGTGGTGGCGCCGCCCGAGCCGACGACGGTCGAACAGAGCTCGACGGATGATCCTGCCGAGGTCGTGGTCGAGGAGCCGGCGGACGAGGGGCCCGCGGGCGGCGGGTCTGGCGGGGACGGTGGTCAGGGTGGCGGTGGAGGTGGTGCCGGGTCGTCTGGTGCCGATTCGGACGCTGCTGCTGGTGCCGATGAGGCCGGTTCGGAGGATGCCGGGTCCGGCAGCAGCGGATCGGACAGCACCTCGACAGCAGCCGCCGACGATGTGCAGCCGGCAGCGACAGCCGATGACGATGGGGGTGCCCCGAGCAGCGACGCGGCCGGTGACCCAGGCGGGGCCGGTCCCGCGCTGGGTGCTTCAGGTGGTGGGGGCGCGACGGGCGCCGGTACCCCTGGAGGTTCGCCGGGGGGCGGAGGCGGACCACCTCCTGCTGCCGACCCGCCGCCTCCGCCGCCTCCGCCGCCGCCCGTGGACCCGCCTCCGCCGCCTCCGCCGCCGCCTGCGCCCGCACCAGATCCGACACCAACGCCCATCCAGCCGACGGCACCGGCGGTGGCACCCCCGGCGACCGGCGCGCCTGACCCTGGGGTCACCCCAGAGCCGGTCCCCGTCACTGATCCGCCGCCGTCCCCTTCGCCGTCCGTGGACCCGCCTCCGCCGCCCCCGCCGCCTCCGCCCGTGGACCCGCCGCCCCCTCCTCCGCCGCCGCCTCCCCCTCCACCGCCCCCACCACCGCCCGAACCGGAACCACCACAAGCCGCGGACGACGCCTACGTCGCGCCCTTCTCCGGTGCAATGGGTGCGCTGCCCGTGTTGGAGAACGACAGCGACCCCGACGGCGATCTGGATCCGACGACCGTCACGGTGGTGAGCCAACCGGCGAACGGGACGGCCACGGTTCTGGCGGATGGCCGGGTGAGCGTCGTCATGAGCGCCCTGTTCACCGGTCAGGACCAGTTCACCTACCAGGTCTGCGACACGACCGGGCTGTGTGACCAGGCCACCGTGTTCCTGACCATCGGTCGCCGCTGAGCGGTCAGGTCCCCCGCGTCCGTCCACCGCGGTAGAACTACAGGCGTGTCCAGCACCTCGTCATCACGCCGCCGCCTGCCCCGGTGGGAGGAGGTCTCGCCACTCATCGGCGTGCAACTCCCGTCACTCCGCCGGGCCGACCGCATGGCTGCCGCAGCAACCATCGGGGATCTGCGTCGTCTGGCGGGCCGCCGCGCACCGCGGGCCGTGTTCGACTACGTCGACGGGGCGGCCGAGTCAGAGCGCTCGTTGGCCCGGGCTCGACAGGGGTTCGCCGACGTCGAGTTCCACCCCCGCGTCCTCCAGGGCGTCACCGACGTCGACACCTCCACCGAGATCCTCGGTGCGCCTGCGGCGCTGCCGCTGGTCTGCGCGCCCACCGGGTTCACCCGGATGATGCACACCGAGGGCGAGCCTGCCGTCGCCAAGGCCGCCGGACGGGGCGGGGTCCCCTACGCACTCTCCACCGTCGGGACGACCGACCCCGAGACGCTCCAGGCGGCAGCGCCGGACACACGCCGGTGGTTCCAGCTGTACGTCTGGCGTGATCGCGACGCGGCCGGCTCCCTGGTCCAGCGGGCACGCGACACCGGATTCGAGGCGATGGTGTTCACGGTCGACACGCCGGTGGCCGGACAACGCCTTCGCGATGTCCACAACGGGCTGACGGTTCCGCCCCGACTGACGCCCTCCACGCTGGTCGACATGGCCCTGCACCCGGCGTGGTGGCTGGACCTGCTGTCGACCGAGCCGTTGGACTTCGCGACCCTCTCCAACTTCGACGGGACCGTGGCCGAACTGGTCAATGCACTGTTCGATCCGGCGATCACCTACGCCGACCTGGACTGGCTGCGGGAGGTCTGGGATGGCCCGCTGATCGTCAAGGGCATCCAGGACGTCGCGGATGCTTACGAGTGCGTCGAGCGTGGTGCCGACGCGATCGTGGTGTCCAATCACGGTGGTCGGCAGTTGGATCGATCTCCGACCCCGCTCCACCTGCTGCCCTCCATCGTCCAGGCTGTCGGCGATGACATCGAGGTCTACCTGGACACGGGCATCGTTCACGGGGCCGACATCGTCGCGGCACTCGCGCACGGGGCCGATGCCTGCCTGATCGGCCGGGCCTACCTCTACGGCCTCATGGCCGGGGGAGAGGACGGCGTCGACCGCGCCCTCGCCATCCTGCACGAGGAGATGGTCCGCACCATGCAGCTGCTCGGTGTCACGAGCGTTGCGGCGCTCGACCCCGGTCGTGTCTCCCTCGGCTCCGGGTCCAACGGGTGAGGGGGTCGACCACATCCCTGCCGGTGCGGGAGCGTCGCTTCTACCTCGAGCAGTTCGGCGGCCGAACGCTGGTCATCGGTCGCGGACCGGGCAGCGACGGTGATGCCGAGGTCGTGGACCGTCTGGTCGCGGGCCTGGTTGCTGAAGACGTCCGCGTCGTCCTGATCGAGCCGGGTGGTCGGGTTGCCCACTGGCAACCTGACGACGCGGGCGTTGTTGCTGCGTGGCGTCAACTGCACCGCCACGGCCAGATGCGCGTGCGCCTGCCGGCCGAGGTCGATCACCTGACGTTGGCTGTCCGCTTGGCGGTTCGATTGCAGGCCTTCAAGGTGGTCCTGGTCGACGAAGGGCACGACCGGACGGCGTCGGACCGAGACGCGGCCCGCGCCGCGGCGGCCGACTCCTTCATCACGCTGCGGGAGCACCACCGTGATGGCCGTCTCGGGAAGCTGGCCGGTGAGGCCCTCGACGGGGGCGTGGCCACCGTCAACGTCTGCCATCCCCGGGACATCGCCGAAGAGCTGCTCTCCTACGCCGGTGCGGGGACCTGTTACACCCGGTCGGACTACACCACCGTCCGCCGGGTCGCGATCGACGAGTACGCCGGGGTCGCCGAGCTGATCGAGCGTGGGGTGGAGGAGTCATTCCTCAAGGCCCGGTCGCCCGATGCCGTCGCCAGACTGGTCGTCAACGGCTGGGGGGCCTACGTCGGTGACCATCACCTGGCCGGCTTTGCAGCACTCCTGACCGAGCCATACGCGGCCGAGGGGCTGGGAGAGCTCTCGGCCCTCACCACCATCAGCCGCTTCGTGGGCGGCGGCGTCGGGGGTCGGCTGGTGGAGGGGATCCTGCGGGCGGCCGTCGTGGAGGGACTCCAGGGGGTCTTCGCCTGCACCACCTCGGAGAGCGCGGCGACCTTCTTCCGCCGTCTGGGATTCGTCGACGTGCCACAGACCGAACTGCCGCAGGCCAAGTGGGACGGGTACGACGCTGAGCGGCGGCCCAGGGTTCGTGCATTCATGCACCTTCTGACCATGATCGAGGGTGGCCCGCCAACGGGTGAGGGGTCGTGATCCTGGTCGATGGCGCCGTGTGGCGATGGCGCGGGAAGTTGTGGGCACACATGGTCAGCGATACCTCCTTCGAGGAGCTGCACGAGTTCGCCCAGGGCCTCGGGCTGCCGCGCCACATCTTCCAGGGGGACCACTACGACGTGCCCAGCGAGCTGCGGGAGCTCGCGATCCGGCGTGGGGCGGTCCCCGTGGATGCCCGGGAACTGGTCCGCCGCATCACCGCCGCGGGCCTCCGTCGCCGCTGAGGTCGATGAACCGCCTGGTCAGGATTCCCCCGTCAGCGTTGCGAGCTCCGCGGCGAGGTTGGCGCGGGCCCGCTGCTCCCAACGCTCCCGTGCCTCGTCGGTCAGGAACAGTGGGTCACGGCCCAGCAGCTCGCGGAGCACGGCCGAGCGCCCCGTCCGCCAGTCGTCCTCCTCGACATGGCGGTACTCCCGCCGGACGGCTGACCGGTACACCTCGTAGACGGGTGGCGTGGAGCCGAGGATCGCGAGGTCGGCGTCGCACAGGATCGCCCCCTGCCGGTCGTCGTCGTTCGCCGGCCGATGCGCTGCCGTCAGTCGGACTAGGCGAGCTGCCTCGGCCACATCCGGATCGTCGTCGAGCCACGCCTCGACCAGCCGGGCCGACTGCTCCTCGTTGTCGGACGCCGTCGGTTCGTACACCACGTCGTGGAACCAGGCGGCCAGCAGACAGGCGCGGTTGCCGCCCAGGCCAGCCACGTGCTTGGCGACGTCACCGGCGTGCTCCAGCGTGTGGTACTCCCGTGGCGGTCTGCGGTAGGCGGTGACCAGCCTCGACCGGACGCCGGCCGGCAGGATCCCAGCCGGGTCCGGCGGATCGGGTCGGGGCTCCTCAGGCGGCACGTGCCGGTCGGGGCGCCCGTGCGCCCGTCACCTGTGGTTGCTCGGGCCCGAGGTCCACGGGGAAGGTCTCCAGGCCACGCAGGACCTGGGCCTTGTGCCGACGCGCTCGTCCGGCCTGCCGGAGATGCGGGAATCGCCAGAACAGCGTGGACAACGCGACCTCGCCCTCCAGTCGGGCCAGCGCTGCTCCCAGGCAGTGATGGACACCGGTGGAGAACGACAGGTGCTGCCTGGCATCCGGCCGGCCGATGACGAAGCGGTCCGGCTCCTGGAAGACCGCGGGGTCACGGTTCGCCCCGCCCAGCAGGCACACGACGGACGTCTTGCCAGGTATCGGAACACCCTCGATCACCGTGTCGTCCACGATGTACCGGGACGTCATCTGGACCGGCGGGTCGTACCGCAGCACCTCTTCGACACACGCGGCCGCCAACCCGTTGGGGTCGCCCACGAAGTGGCGCCGCTGGTCCGGGTGGTGCAGCAGCGCCAGGACACCGTTGCCGATCAGGTTGACGGTGGTCTCGAAGCCGGCCAGGAGGATCAGGATGGAGGTTGCGACCAGCTCCTGATCGCTCAGCTTGTCCTGTCCATCGCGAGCGTTGACCAGTCGGGTGAGCACGTCGTCGCCCGGTTCGGCCCGGCGCCGGTCGAAGGCCTCGGTGAAGACCTCCTCCAGTTCGGCTGCGGCCTGGTCGATTCGCGGTTGATGACGCGGGTCGGGTACCTCGAGGGTCAGCGCGACGGCCGTGCCCCACTCGCGGAACCGGTCCATGTCGTCGACCGGCAGCCCCAGCATCTGGCAGATCATGGTGATCGGCAGGGGGGAGGCGTAGCTGCGCATCAGGTCCACGGTGCCGCCTTGGCCGACGGCCGCGTCGAGCAACTCGTCGGCCACGGTCTGCGCTCGCGCACGCATCTGCGAGATCGCCCGCGGCGTGAAGGCCTGCGCGACCAGCCGCCGGATGCGTGTGTGGTGAGGCGGATCGAGCGAGAGGAGGGACGGATCCAGGGGCGAGTCCCACCGGAAGTCCTCCGTCGGTGGCTCGACCCGATGGTTCCGGAGCACCTCGGTGACGGCAGCATGCGTCGTGGCCACCGAGACCATCGGCAACCGGCTGCGCACGACCGCTCCGTCCTCGGCGAGGCGGCGGTACACCGCGTAGGGGTCCCGGGTCAGGCTGGCGACATCGCCCAGCCGGCCGATCGGATCGCCCAGCAGGCGCAAGCCGGCGAGCAGTGGTCGCTGCACCTTGGTCATCAGCCGCTGCTGCCGGTCGGTCAGGAGCGCTTCACGTCGCGACCGTCCGCCTCCCTGTGCGTGCCTGGTCTCCACCGGGTGTGCTCCGCGTCGCCGGTCTACATCTCCAGGTCCACGATAACCGGCAGGTGGTCGCTCGGACCAGCCGGTCCGATCTGGACAGCCGTCGGCTCCGAGAGCCGTCGGATGTAGATCTGATCCAAC
The sequence above is a segment of the Euzebya tangerina genome. Coding sequences within it:
- a CDS encoding MarR family winged helix-turn-helix transcriptional regulator, producing the protein MSEVRFDPIAEARRQWAEHGWGDVADGMAAVTSVTRVQAIFQQRIDAGLRDLDLTFARYEILQLLAFSRRGALPLSAIGRRLQVHPTSVTSAVDRLEAQGFVVREPHPEDRRAKLARLTEEGQHVVKLATAILNEEVFADIGLSAEETATLIGLLRTIRLAAGDP
- a CDS encoding cell wall-binding repeat-containing protein, with translation MRSERKAAQSHGSGPRRARAAPAVHRLLATGVGALALIAVGAGSAAAAGSAQFNTQQRLDESTVLFVDVLTAGESITVSTSRQTTVRVFDSQGTPGVDDDGPALSTGTVDNLDDDDPMTGPLANPFRYTPTTPGTYRIALDVTAGTTLDRFDITVTPNSTTDPDPTRPRGRTFSYEWQLLSQDAGPPCNLFCESVATDVNLFALAPGHRADGTDNYVWQLDLGTFAGGGYTLSANALGLDPPFSGISAPQSTSTVTPEYPLYLGYPAVAGSRPVEPPTVTDAEFLDDSGPGADATFSPGTDGIQDSGTFNFTTDISGGNYAISVDVDGGGVFGDPGDVLLIGRATPGRNEVPWDGNDAFGTPVPLGTYQARIQVRGGEFHFIASDVETSGGTDDDEAPRTYNPGLTIFAARAFGDFLELRDTNVFWDDLSAGFTGDNVFDATANTPEGARSGNRANPTDGDGDGKPDGFHTWGAFTADSFGDGRNIDTYVYGLVGESSATFRAADDDLPDADGDGLTDAEEGEGDTDGDGVADRRDLDADGDGIPDFTEGTADSDGDGAPDHLDLDSDGDGIPDLVEAGGADSDGDGRVDDQSDAANGNGWDDALEASRLPDPDSDGDRVPDRLDRDSDNDGVPDRVESGYPPSEFDPTAANPSGPLDSDGDGDPDFLDLDSDDDGLPDLIEAGGQDPDNSGRVADFVDPDGDGWDDRIAANPLPDPDSDGDGLPDRIDQDADGDGTPDGEEAGYDAPFQPGDPGNPAAPADSDGDGIPDHLQNENPAPPPPPPPPPAPNQPVTVSRLSGQTPIEQSIALSVLTYDEAPIVVLGRDDVYADSLSGGPLAAALQAPLLLTDPETLVDPLRIELERLRATRAILLGGDDAIRPAVADALLQAGLDVRRIGGRNRFETSLLVAGALGQRHDEAVVVEGENTDPQRGWPDAMAVSGYASATGRPILLVNRDRLPEETARTIQRHDIRRAAVIGGTAAVSDAVAAELAGLLEVGRIAGATRFETSAAVLAASIEDGVVPDTVYVTTGLDWRNTLTAGPVAGDTGGAVAIIDGQGGADTAPRVAELVADRVQLVVVVGDQTSITQREVDEFEALLGDAGADIGP
- a CDS encoding HD domain-containing phosphohydrolase, with the protein product MDPGEVADRRWAQRPVLAFLVGALMVGLPILGGLVVSLYLARALPAPDGIGQSLAWWAAVIGGAVVGALVIERLVRRLAPLRMLLRGSLLFPGKPPPRLSVAARQSSKEQLLDRIDEAVASESGDADSQAMTRILTLVAQLQAHDRKTRGHAERVRMVTDLMTAERGLPEPDRDRIRWAALLHDIGKIDIDTEVLHKREKLDDDEWEALRRHPELGMQRCAPLIGWLGRHAGGIAEHHERFDGTGYPRGIAGTDIAEAARIIAVVDAFEVMTGKRPYRTPMSIPAAKQELLDNAGTQFDPSMVKTFLQLSTRSLGKAVGFTAGLGAAATLRPSPDTAGVVTSVGLLGVLALGGVVAPPEPTTVEQSSTDDPAEVVVEEPADEGPAGGGSGGDGGQGGGGGGAGSSGADSDAAAGADEAGSEDAGSGSSGSDSTSTAAADDVQPAATADDDGGAPSSDAAGDPGGAGPALGASGGGGATGAGTPGGSPGGGGGPPPAADPPPPPPPPPPVDPPPPPPPPPAPAPDPTPTPIQPTAPAVAPPATGAPDPGVTPEPVPVTDPPPSPSPSVDPPPPPPPPPPVDPPPPPPPPPPPPPPPPPPEPEPPQAADDAYVAPFSGAMGALPVLENDSDPDGDLDPTTVTVVSQPANGTATVLADGRVSVVMSALFTGQDQFTYQVCDTTGLCDQATVFLTIGRR
- a CDS encoding alpha-hydroxy acid oxidase; translated protein: MSSTSSSRRRLPRWEEVSPLIGVQLPSLRRADRMAAAATIGDLRRLAGRRAPRAVFDYVDGAAESERSLARARQGFADVEFHPRVLQGVTDVDTSTEILGAPAALPLVCAPTGFTRMMHTEGEPAVAKAAGRGGVPYALSTVGTTDPETLQAAAPDTRRWFQLYVWRDRDAAGSLVQRARDTGFEAMVFTVDTPVAGQRLRDVHNGLTVPPRLTPSTLVDMALHPAWWLDLLSTEPLDFATLSNFDGTVAELVNALFDPAITYADLDWLREVWDGPLIVKGIQDVADAYECVERGADAIVVSNHGGRQLDRSPTPLHLLPSIVQAVGDDIEVYLDTGIVHGADIVAALAHGADACLIGRAYLYGLMAGGEDGVDRALAILHEEMVRTMQLLGVTSVAALDPGRVSLGSGSNG
- a CDS encoding GNAT family N-acetyltransferase — protein: MRGSTTSLPVRERRFYLEQFGGRTLVIGRGPGSDGDAEVVDRLVAGLVAEDVRVVLIEPGGRVAHWQPDDAGVVAAWRQLHRHGQMRVRLPAEVDHLTLAVRLAVRLQAFKVVLVDEGHDRTASDRDAARAAAADSFITLREHHRDGRLGKLAGEALDGGVATVNVCHPRDIAEELLSYAGAGTCYTRSDYTTVRRVAIDEYAGVAELIERGVEESFLKARSPDAVARLVVNGWGAYVGDHHLAGFAALLTEPYAAEGLGELSALTTISRFVGGGVGGRLVEGILRAAVVEGLQGVFACTTSESAATFFRRLGFVDVPQTELPQAKWDGYDAERRPRVRAFMHLLTMIEGGPPTGEGS
- a CDS encoding DUF4031 domain-containing protein, with amino-acid sequence MILVDGAVWRWRGKLWAHMVSDTSFEELHEFAQGLGLPRHIFQGDHYDVPSELRELAIRRGAVPVDARELVRRITAAGLRRR